ATCAAAATCAGAACGTGTAATCAATCTCATATGTTTCAACCCCTTTGCTTTAAATATATGCCTATAGATATTGTAATTTTTTCCTTAAATATATAATATCACTTTACATGTCAGCTTGATATACATTTCAATATATCTCAACGAAAATGTGGTTTCCATATAAGCACACCAAGCATAGGAAGAAACATAGTACTCTATTTGTATATTGTTCACACTACACTTCAACAAATTTATTTTACTGATTTATAATCGTATTAATTATTTATAACTATATTAAATTAAACACTAAAACTATTGTTAAGTTCTAAATATCTCAATAAATTATTTATTTTCAATTATTCTTCTTTAGGAGGTGTAATTATCAATCCTATAGAGTGCATTTTTCGTCCTTCTCCTGATGAGTTATTTCTTAAAGGTTCTAATATATCACTAATCTTTTTAGTTGCTTCAGTTATTTCTTCTAGATTCGCATATATTGGACAGACAGAAAAGCCAGAGCCATCTTTTAAAATATCTTTTTCTTCTCTTTTAGCGTAATCATAAAACTCCTTCATAAATGCCATCATGTATTGAGTAAACAGCTGTACATATGCTTCTGCTGAGTTTTCATTTATCATTTTTTTTGCATCATCATCAATATCTGACTTAACAGCATATACCTTTTCAACAGTTCCTCGTATTTTATTTTCTTCAATTACCTTTATAATATTATCCTTTAACATTTTATTAAGATAACGATAAAGTGTGGCTTGTGATATATCCTTAAACTTCTCTGCTAATTGCTTTGCTGTAGTTTGCTTATTTGAATAAATCTCAAGTAACAACTTGCATTTAACTGGATTTATAAAGCAATCCATAAGTTTATCATTCATATTATACTGCCTCCTCATTATTATTAATAAGATAATATTATCATATTGATAATATTAAATCAAGTTTATTAAAAATTTTGTATAAGCAAATAATACTCAAAAAATAAAAAAAGCCCTTGAATTATTTACATAATTCAAAGACTTTATATCTCATGATTTAATACTAAGCTAATTTTGCTTTAGCAGCTTCTGCTAATTTAGCAAATCCATCTGGATCTTGTATAGCCATTTCAGATAACATTTTTCTGTTAACTTCAATACCAGATAATTTTAATCCATTCATTAATCTTGAATAAGATATTCCATTCATTCTAGCTGCTGCATTTATTCTTTGTATCCAAAGTTTTCTGAAGTCTCTCTTCTTTAACTTTCTTCCTATATAAGCATTTTTTAATGCCTTCATTACGAATGTATTTGCTGGTCTATATAATTTGCTTCTAGATCCTCTGAATCCTTTTGCAAGTTTTAATATTTTTTTATGCTTCTTACGAGCGTTCATAGCTTTTTTAACTCTTGCCATCGTTATGACCTCCTTTTATATCCCTCTTCTATAGTTATTATTTATAATCCGTATCCTAGTATGGTAATAATTGTGCTATTCTCTTAGCATCTCCATCACTTACTAGAGTTGATTTTCTTAAGTTCATCTTAGTTTTTGCAGATTTTTTAGTTAATATATGTTTTTTAAAAGCTTTAGCTCTCTTTAACTTTCCTGTTCCTGTTTTCTTTAATCTCTTTGCTGCACCTCTATGAGTTTTCATTTTAGGCATGACAAATTCCTCCTCTCAGTTAATCATCTATTTTTTTGGATCTATAATTACAACCATATTATTACCCTCAAATGCAGGGGCTTTTGTTGGTTCTCCAAACTCTTTTATTATATCTAAAAACTTTAACATAACTTCTTTACCTATATCTTTATGTCCTAGTTCTCTACCTCTAAATCTAAGTTCAACTTTGACTTTATCCCCTTTTTTAAGGAATTTTATAGCATTATTAGCTTTCGTATTTAAATCATTTTGTTCAATACCTGGTCTAAGTCTTACTTCTTTTACAACTATAGTCTTTTGTTTTTTCTTAGCTTCTTTATCTTTTCTCGCTTGCTCATATCTAAACTTTCCATAATCCATTATCTTACACACTGGTGGATTTGCATTTGGCGAGATTTGAACCAAATCTAAGTTTTTACTAGTTGCCATTGCTTGAGCTTCTTTAGTAGGCATTACTCCAAGTTGTTCACCTGTAGGTGAAAGGACTCTTATTTCCTTATCTTTTATTTGTTCATTGATTGCTAATTCTTTGCTAATTGTAGGACACCTCCAAATTTTTTATAAAATATAAAATAAAAAGCGGATGACATAATCATCCGCAATATAAGTTACCAAATTTAAACAAGCTTAAATTATTACTAAGCTTTAACTTATATTTACCTTACTAACCCTCGGCGTAAGGTGAGAAGCGGACTTCTTCTTTGTTTTATTCTTACCTTATTTACTATATCATTTAATTAAATTATTTGCAACTATTTTTTTTAGTTTAATAAGTTTTTACTAATTTAACTACTTTTTTTATTTAAGATTATATCTATTTTTTATAAACTACATATCATTTGTATTTCATTTCTTCTTCCTAATACTTATTATATGCTCGTACTATTTATCTTGCCCTCATTTTTCAAAATTTAATTAAAAAATTTAAACTTCAACTTTAAAATTTTTTATTACTCTATTTATTAATCTATATAATAAATCCCTAAAACACTTCTTTAGCCAATTTTATACCGAATACTTCACTTTACATCCTTTAACATCTATATTATAGCTTTTTCATCATTTCAATTTTATCTTGATTTGTCGTATTTTTTTAGTATATAAAGGTAATTTGTACATATTCATAAATGACTTTCTCCAGTTAAATTTATAAATTTATTTTTATTTGGATTGCATGTATATTTTTTCCATAAAAAATAAATAATAAAAAATAGTAAATATGGAAAATATAAAATTGATTAACAATAATTAATTACCTGAGGTGTGAATATGAAAATGCTAAACAACTTTTTTAAAAAAATTAACAATCCAGTTCCTGTCTTTGCACAGACAAAAATGGAAAGAGAAAATCAAACAGATGATTCACTTTCTACAAAACCAAAAACTACATTTAGAGATGTAGCTGGATTAGACGAAGTAAAAGAAGAGCTATTTGAAATAGTTGATTTTATGAAGTCTCCACAAAAATATCAAAAAATGGGTGCAAAAATACCTAAAGGTGTGTTATTTTATGGTCCTCCAGGAACAGGAAAAACATTACTTGCATCTGCTGTAGCTGGTGAAACAAACTCATCATTTTTCAATGTTACGGGTTCTGAGTTCGTTGAAAAATATGTAGGTGTAGGAGCAAAAAGGGTAAGAACTCTATTTGAAAAAGCTAGAAAAGAAGCTCCAAGTATAATATTTATAGACGAAATAGATGCTGTAGGGGCAAAAAGACATCTTGAAAGTAACAATGAGAAAGACCAAACGTTAAACCAACTTTTAGTTGAAATGGATGGATTTAATAAAGACTCCAATGTATTAATAATAGGTGCTACCAATAGACTTGACTTATTAGATGAAGCTTTACTTAGACCAGGAAGATTTGACAGACACATTCATATAGGTGCACCAAATTATCACACTAGATTTGAAATTCTAAAGGTACATACAGATGACAAACCTATAGACAAATCTGTAAATCTAGAACTTTTAGCTAAAAAAACTCACGGTTTCAACGGAGCCCATCTTTCAAATATAGCAAATGAAGCAGCTATATTTGCAGTTAGAGATGACAGTGAATATATTACAGCAGAACACTTCGACAGAGCACTTGAAAGAGTTATTGCTGGATTAGAATCTAAAAACTCTGCATTAGTTGAAAAAGAGAAAAAGATAGTAGCTTATCATGAAGCTGGGCATGCTCTTGTAAGTGATATAGTTGGAATTTGTCCTATACAAAAAATATCTATAATACCTAGAGGACAAGCATTAGGTTATGTTCTTCAATTACCTGATGAAGATAGATATATTTATACTAGAGATGAATTAGTTGGAAAAATAAAAATATTACTTGCTGGAAAAGCATCAGAAGAACTAATATTTAATCATAAATCTACAGGAGCCAAGGATGACTTAAAGAAAGTCACTGAGATAGCTAACCAAATGGTTTGTGAATATGGTATGAGTAATTTAGGATTTATGACTATTGATGGAAATGATAAGACTTTCTTATGTGATAAAGTTCAAAAAGAAGCTAATCGTATAGTTGAAAGTTGTTATAAAGAAACTTTAGAGATGTTAAAGGATAACCTTCAGGATTTACATTCTGTTTCTAAGTTCCTATTTGAAAAAGAAACTATGACTCATGAAGAATTAAAAGATTTAATAGGAAAAGAAGCTGTAAATTAGTTTAATTAGTTTGATAGTATTTTAAACAATTACTACATTGAAATTAGTAATTAAGTTTACAAAGAATTTAAATATTAAGAATGTATCAAAGCATTTAAATATTGAAAATGTATCAAAGCATTTTAAAGTCAAACGTTTTAGAAACAAAACTTCTCAATAACAAATTGTATTAAAATATAAAGACTGTTGGTTTAATTTTCAAAATATAATTAAACTGATGGTCTTTTTATATAACAAATCTTTTAACTTTCTATATAGTAGTATATAAGCATACTATTTAATTAAATATGGGTTTGATTACAATAGAAAAAGATGAACCTTATTAAATTCAAGATTCACCTTTAAATTTCATTTATTTATAACTGTATGTCTTTATATTTATGTCTTTATAAATTCAGTAAATTAATATATACAATTAGCCACTATTAGTCAAATCTAATTATAAAAATCATATCTTCTATATTTAAAATTTATTTATAAAGATTACTTTTAGAAGACCTTCAATCTAATTTTATACTAAACTGTAGAATCTCTCTCAATCAATTCAGGTTTAAGCATTTCAACTACTGGCTCACAATCTTCTTCCTCTAATAATGTTTTAAGTATATTAATCGTTTTTCCAATTAATAAGTCTAATGGCTGTCTAATCGTTGTTAAACTGTAACTTTTCCATGAAGCCATCTGAATATCATCATATCCCATTACTGATAAATCCTCTGGTATCTTCAATTTATACTCAAATCTTGCAGCATCCATTACACCCATAGCTATCAAATCACTTGTGCAAAAAATTGCTGTTGGAGGATTTGATAATGATAACATTCTCTTTCCAGCTTCATATCCAGAATCATAATCGTAATTTGCAGATTCTTCTTTAAGATTGTGAATTCCGTTTTGTCTTAATTTAGAATAAAATCCAATTTTCTTTTCCATTTCCTCACTTGTTTCTCTTGTAAATTGAATGTATCCTATATTTTTATGTCCCCTATCAATTAGGTATTCAGCAGCCATTCCTCCACCTTCAATTGGGTCTACATAAACCGTACTTATTTTTATACCTGATATAAAGCGATTAAAAAGAATCACAGGAATATTATTTTCTTCACATGTCTCAGCCATTACCTTATTCATAGCTGAAGCGGTAATAATCACAGCTTCCACTTGAAATTGAATTACTCTTGAAATTATAGTATCTATTCTTTCTTGTCTAGGAACCTTAAAAACAAGACACTGTTTACCTATTTCTTGAATCTTTTCTACAAATAAATTAATAATTCTATTGTAAAATGGACCTAGATTATCACCAACTATCAATCCTATAACATTTGTTTTGCCACTAATCATTCCTCTTGCCACTAAATTGGGGACATATCCAATTTCATCTGCTACACGGAAAATTTTTTCTCTTACTTCAGGTTTTACACCTTTTCCATTTGCACTACCAAATGCTCTCGAAACTGAAGACTGCGATACTCCTGCTAGTTTTGCAACATCTTTTGAAGTAGCCGATTTATTATAATGAACTTTCTTTTGATTCATTTAGTATTTCTCCTTAAACATCTTGTATTTCTTTTTAATATCTTATATTTCTTCTTAAAATTGTATCAAAAACAATATTATATATTGGACAACGAAAAAAACTAACACCATTAACTCTTGTTTACCTAAAGAAAATGGCAATACAGATACTCCATCTACCTTATCTATTCCTTTCGAAATAAGCTCTTTTCTCATGCCAAATACAGTATATTTTTTAATATCTTCTATATTATGATTATTCTTTAAAATGATACTAAAAATATATCCAAATATTAATGTTATTGTAGCACCTATTGCTGGATTCCACAACCAACTCACATTATATTTATTAGAAATAAAGAACCCTAAAACTAATCCTATGATAAAACCAATAGATACCCCTTTATCATGAGCTTTGTATGTAAACATAGCCAATATAAATGCACCTGTAGCTGGACCAGCAAAATATGATATATATCTACCCACAAGGTCAAGAATTGATTTGATGCTTCCTCCAAATCCCATAATTATAAAACCTGTCATAACAATACCTATAATCATTGTTATAATCATCGTAACTTTCAATGACGATTCCTCATTATCTTTTTTAAAATAAAACTCATAAATATCCTTTGTAAAAACAGTTGTCATACTGTTTAATATAGAGTCAATACTAGACATCGCTGCTGCAAATACACCAGCAATAATAATTCCAATTGCTCCTACTGGAAGTTCATTCAAAATAAAAGTAATCATTATCTCATTTGAAGTTTCAAATTCTATTCCTTTATAGTAAACAAATAAAATCACTCCTACTAATAACATAAAATAGTAAACTAAATTCATAACAAAAGCACTAACTACAAAAGAATTTTTGGCACCTTTTAAAGATTTCGATGTCAAAACTCTTTGAACTTGAGATTGGTCAAAGCAGAAATATCTTATCCACATTACAGTCCCACCAATTAGAGTAGCCCAAAAAGTATTTGTAACTGAAACATCCATACTAAAATCAAATGTATTTAATTTACCACTCTGTTGTGCAATTTGCAATGTATCAAAAAAGCCGAGATTCATTCCCTTTAGTGCTGTCATAATTACTATAAACACAGCACTTACTACTACTAACATTTGAATACTATCAGTCCATATAACTGCTTTGATTCCCCCTAGTAGCGTATATATAATTGCTACACATACAACTATTGGAACCAAAACGTAAAGTGACCAACCAGTGATTATCTGAATAATAAGTACTGGTATATACACCATAGAACTCGCTTGAATCAATGAATTGATAAAAAATTGAATAATAGTTAATCCCCTTGAATAATTGCCTAGACGAAGTCCCATATATTCATATACAGATGTTATTTTTAATCTATAAATAACTGGGGTGGTAATGCTCAGTGCAAAAAATATTGCTAAAGGTACTGTAATGTTAACCATCACTGGATACATTCCATCCATATACGCCCATCCAGGACCCCCGATAAATCCATTAGCACTAATCATAGTAGCAGCAACTGACAAAGCGATTGGAATCCATGGCATTGACCTACCTGCTAAGAAATAATCTTCTTGATTTTTATTATCTTTTCCTGAATAATAACCAATAACCAACATTAACAGCAAATATCCTACTATAATACACACATCGATTACTGAAATCATAAGCCACCCCTTTCTAACTAACAAAATAGTTCTTAGAATTTTATTCTTTCTTGTTTAATGTTTCTGGTAAGAACAGCCATACAATAGCACCTGCTACAAATACCGCTGTTGATATATAAAAAATAGTTGTCATACCTAAAGCACCCGAAGCTGTACCAGCTATTGCAGGGATTGCAAATGTAGATATAATTCTTCCTCCATTGAATGACATTCCAGATGACAATGAACGATATTTGCTTGGGAATAATTCTGTATAGTACGCTCCCCATGCTCCAGAATATCCAACAGCAACACCTAGCAATACTGATATCATATAAAATGCTGTTGTATTATCTCCCCCTAGTTTTGTATATATAAAGACAAATACTGCTGCTAATGCCATCCCTATAAAAGGTACTT
This sequence is a window from Clostridioides difficile. Protein-coding genes within it:
- a CDS encoding helix-turn-helix domain-containing protein; amino-acid sequence: MNDKLMDCFINPVKCKLLLEIYSNKQTTAKQLAEKFKDISQATLYRYLNKMLKDNIIKVIEENKIRGTVEKVYAVKSDIDDDAKKMINENSAEAYVQLFTQYMMAFMKEFYDYAKREEKDILKDGSGFSVCPIYANLEEITEATKKISDILEPLRNNSSGEGRKMHSIGLIITPPKEE
- the rplT gene encoding 50S ribosomal protein L20, producing the protein MARVKKAMNARKKHKKILKLAKGFRGSRSKLYRPANTFVMKALKNAYIGRKLKKRDFRKLWIQRINAAARMNGISYSRLMNGLKLSGIEVNRKMLSEMAIQDPDGFAKLAEAAKAKLA
- the rpmI gene encoding 50S ribosomal protein L35 — its product is MPKMKTHRGAAKRLKKTGTGKLKRAKAFKKHILTKKSAKTKMNLRKSTLVSDGDAKRIAQLLPY
- the infC gene encoding translation initiation factor IF-3; translation: MSKELAINEQIKDKEIRVLSPTGEQLGVMPTKEAQAMATSKNLDLVQISPNANPPVCKIMDYGKFRYEQARKDKEAKKKQKTIVVKEVRLRPGIEQNDLNTKANNAIKFLKKGDKVKVELRFRGRELGHKDIGKEVMLKFLDIIKEFGEPTKAPAFEGNNMVVIIDPKK
- a CDS encoding AAA family ATPase, producing MKMLNNFFKKINNPVPVFAQTKMERENQTDDSLSTKPKTTFRDVAGLDEVKEELFEIVDFMKSPQKYQKMGAKIPKGVLFYGPPGTGKTLLASAVAGETNSSFFNVTGSEFVEKYVGVGAKRVRTLFEKARKEAPSIIFIDEIDAVGAKRHLESNNEKDQTLNQLLVEMDGFNKDSNVLIIGATNRLDLLDEALLRPGRFDRHIHIGAPNYHTRFEILKVHTDDKPIDKSVNLELLAKKTHGFNGAHLSNIANEAAIFAVRDDSEYITAEHFDRALERVIAGLESKNSALVEKEKKIVAYHEAGHALVSDIVGICPIQKISIIPRGQALGYVLQLPDEDRYIYTRDELVGKIKILLAGKASEELIFNHKSTGAKDDLKKVTEIANQMVCEYGMSNLGFMTIDGNDKTFLCDKVQKEANRIVESCYKETLEMLKDNLQDLHSVSKFLFEKETMTHEELKDLIGKEAVN
- a CDS encoding LacI family DNA-binding transcriptional regulator, producing MNQKKVHYNKSATSKDVAKLAGVSQSSVSRAFGSANGKGVKPEVREKIFRVADEIGYVPNLVARGMISGKTNVIGLIVGDNLGPFYNRIINLFVEKIQEIGKQCLVFKVPRQERIDTIISRVIQFQVEAVIITASAMNKVMAETCEENNIPVILFNRFISGIKISTVYVDPIEGGGMAAEYLIDRGHKNIGYIQFTRETSEEMEKKIGFYSKLRQNGIHNLKEESANYDYDSGYEAGKRMLSLSNPPTAIFCTSDLIAMGVMDAARFEYKLKIPEDLSVMGYDDIQMASWKSYSLTTIRQPLDLLIGKTINILKTLLEEEDCEPVVEMLKPELIERDSTV
- a CDS encoding sodium:solute symporter; the protein is MISVIDVCIIVGYLLLMLVIGYYSGKDNKNQEDYFLAGRSMPWIPIALSVAATMISANGFIGGPGWAYMDGMYPVMVNITVPLAIFFALSITTPVIYRLKITSVYEYMGLRLGNYSRGLTIIQFFINSLIQASSMVYIPVLIIQIITGWSLYVLVPIVVCVAIIYTLLGGIKAVIWTDSIQMLVVVSAVFIVIMTALKGMNLGFFDTLQIAQQSGKLNTFDFSMDVSVTNTFWATLIGGTVMWIRYFCFDQSQVQRVLTSKSLKGAKNSFVVSAFVMNLVYYFMLLVGVILFVYYKGIEFETSNEIMITFILNELPVGAIGIIIAGVFAAAMSSIDSILNSMTTVFTKDIYEFYFKKDNEESSLKVTMIITMIIGIVMTGFIIMGFGGSIKSILDLVGRYISYFAGPATGAFILAMFTYKAHDKGVSIGFIIGLVLGFFISNKYNVSWLWNPAIGATITLIFGYIFSIILKNNHNIEDIKKYTVFGMRKELISKGIDKVDGVSVLPFSLGKQELMVLVFFVVQYIILFLIQF